The following are from one region of the Quercus robur chromosome 1, dhQueRobu3.1, whole genome shotgun sequence genome:
- the LOC126718339 gene encoding ETHYLENE INSENSITIVE 3-like 3 protein — MDHLIDDSLGDSSDLEVDDLRCDNIADKDVSDEEIEAEELERRMWKDRIKLKRLKERQKIAAQQAAEKQKPKQTTDQARRKKMSRAQDGILKYMLKLMEVCKARGFVYGIIPEKGKPVSGASDNIRAWWKEKVKFDKNGPAAIAKYEADCLAMTEAENNRNGNSQSILQDLQDATLGSLLSSLMQHCDPPQRKYPLEKGVPPPWWPTGNEDWWVKLGLPHGQRPPYKKPHDLKKMWKVGVLTAVIKHMSPDIAKIRRHVRQSKCLQDKMTAKESAIWLGVLSREEALIRQPSSDNGTSGVTDMPRGGRGGNKQATVSSDSDYDVDGVDDGAGSVSSRDDRRHQPVDVEPSDNLQDNTPVQDKDPEEKQPRRKRSRVRSNRADQMPEPSHDEPLNVEPIVTLPDVNHTDMQVGFQTHGDQQETDTIAALRPLEKDFDVQPQIPAIEFNYFATIPADNLSSTQSMYVDGRPLLYPVMQNTEMHHGDNRNFYNPSVEYGQTHDRQQSQIVMNEPQIRPEEVGVHVPALHGSATDIPRGDLHYYVKDAFNNEQHLPVDSQFGSAIDSLSLDCGGLGSPLNLDIEGLSSFEDMMYDDNLIEYFGA; from the coding sequence ATGGACCACCTTATTGATGACTCATTGGGCGACAGTTCGGATTTAGAAGTTGATGACTTAAGATGTGACAACATAGCGGATAAAGATGTTAGTGATGAAGAGATTGAAGCAGAAGAATTGGAAAGACGAATGTGGAAGGATCGTATCAAACTCAAGAGGCTTAAGGAAAGACAGAAGATTGCAGCCCAACAAGCTGCAGAGAAGCAGAAGCCCAAGCAGACCACTGATCAGGCTCGGAGGAAGAAAATGTCTAGAGCACAGGATGGGATTCTCAAGTATATGCTGAAGCTGATGGAAGTTTGCAAAGCTCGCGGATTTGTCTATGGTATCATTCCTGAGAAGGGTAAGCCAGTGAGTGGTGCTTCTGACAACATTAGAGCTTGGTGGAAAGAAAAGGTGAAGTTTGATAAGAATGGGCCAGCAGCCATAGCCAAGTATGAAGCGGACTGCCTTGCCATGACTGAGGCAGAAAATAATCGGAATGGGAACTCTCAAAGCATTCTACAAGACTTGCAAGATGCTACTCTTGGGTCACTTTTGTCTTCTTTAATGCAACACTGTGACCCCCCTCAAAGAAAGTACCCGCTAGAAAAGGGAGTTCCGCCACCGTGGTGGCCAACTGGAAATGAAGATTGGTGGGTAAAATTAGGGCTTCCCCATGGTCAAAGACCTCCTTATAAGAAGCCGCATGATTTGAAGAAGATGTGGAAAGTTGGAGTATTAACAGCTGTTATAAAGCACATGTCACCTGATATTGCTAAGATAAGGAGGCATGTCCGCCAGTCAAAGTGCTTACAGGATAAGATGACGGCAAAGGAAAGTGCAATCTGGTTGGGGGTTTTAAGCAGGGAGGAAGCCCTAATTCGGCAGCCTAGTAGTGATAATGGGACATCTGGTGTAACTGATATGCCACGAGGTGGCCGTGGCGGAAATAAGCAAGCTACTGTTAGTAGTGACAGTGACTACGATGTAGATGGTGTTGATGATGGTGCAGGTTCTGTATCATCTAGAGATGATAGGAGACATCAACCAGTGGATGTAGAACCTTCAGACAATCTACAGGATAACACTCCTGTCCAGGATAAAGATCCAGAGGAAAAGCAACCTAGAAGAAAAAGATCCCGTGTCAGATCAAACCGTGCTGATCAAATGCCTGAACCATCTCATGATGAGCCTCTCAATGTTGAACCGATAGTGACTTTGCCTGATGTAAACCACACAGATATGCAAGTTGGATTTCAGACCCATGGAGATCAACAGGAAACTGATACAATTGCAGCATTGAGGCCGCTGGAGAAAGATTTTGATGTCCAACCCCAGATTCCTgcaattgaatttaattattttgctacTATACCTGCTGACAATCTAAGTTCCACACAGAGCATGTATGTGGATGGAAGGCCTTTGCTTTATCCTGTGATGCAAAATACTGAGATGCATCATGGAGATAACCGCAACTTTTATAATCCGTCTGTAGAATATGGGCAAACACATGATAGGCAGCAGTCTCAGATTGTAATGAATGAACCTCAAATTAGACCAGAGGAAGTTGGAGTCCATGTACCAGCCCTGCATGGAAGTGCAACTGATATTCCTAGAGGAGACTTGCATTATTATGTGAAAGACGCATTTAACAATGAGCAACATCTGCCTGTTGATTCTCAGTTTGGTTCTGCAATTGATAGCCTGTCGTTAGATTGCGGAGGATTGGGCAGCCCCTTAAATCTTGATATTGAGGGCTTAAGTTCATTTGAAGACATGATGTATGATGATAACTTGATCGAGTATTTTGGTGCATAA
- the LOC126718346 gene encoding uncharacterized protein LOC126718346 has translation MDSKNPMEGQFSKLHPCLPVNTRIGIVGGGPSGLSAAYALAKLGYSNVTMLEKHHTVGGMCESVEIEGKIYDLGGQVLAANSAPVIFHLAKETESELEEMDSHKLALIDSSTGEYRDIKVADDYLSVISLTLDLQDKAKNSGQIGVHAVSEFASDLTPVYLEGHGLNSVPKSVAYGYTASGYGFVQDMPYAYIHEFTRTSMAGKIRRFKGGYTSLWEKISESLPIEVHCNTEVLEVRRNTNGVTINVENCGEVKTMEFDKIIISGSFPLKIGRTYRSPISNTTESETEVMDMDDLEKELFSKVQIIDYYTTVLKIKGLEHMPIGFYYFSDYIDDPATIGNPVAMQKFYADSDIFLFWSYGNSADIMGPTVTELAIKAVKPMGGEVEKVVLQRRFKYFPHVCSQDMKDGFYEKLESKVQGWKNTYYVGGLMAFELTERNSSYAMALVCKHFANNNSLPMYPYVKSMFPSKASCKERNRNELGELPGVEFPDLSSLDGYLKHWGTHGVTQNKTLYTWINEEGAMVCQRTYAKLNANASCIAHKLLTNQKPVIKPGDRVLLIHVPGLDFIDAFFGCLRAKVLPVPVLPPDPLQRGGQALLKIENIAKSCGAVAILSTIGYHSAVRAGSVKNLITLTAKNGKSSAHWPNLPWLHTDSWIKNSKNLALEDIADQSESQPGDLCFLQFTSGSTGDAKGVMITHGGLIHNVKLMRRRYNSTSKIVLVSWLPQYHDMGLIGGLFTALVSGGSAILFSPLTFIKNPLLWLQIMSKYQATHSAGPNFAFELMIRRLESDKGKVQNYDLSSMVFLMVAAEPVRQKTLKRFVEITRPFGLSQEVMAPGYGLAENCVFVSCAFGEGKPIFLDWQERVCCGYIDPNNADVDIRIVNPETSKELEEDGKEGEIWISSPSAGIGYWGREELSCNTFRNELQNHPGRKYTRTEDLGRIIDKNLFITGRIKDLIIVAGRNIYSADVEKTVESSSELLRPGCCAVIGVPEEVLSKKGISVPDGSDQVGLVVIAEVKDGKPVGKDVIDQIQARVAEEHGISVASVKLIKPKTISKTTSGKIKRFECLKQFVDGTLNIVPEPRLPRRSLVQSFTTRTCREGKTPRPELVRSSPLSSPKLSNKEIVEFLRGLVSDQTGIPVNNISATENLVSFGVDSIGVVRAAQKLSDFLGVPVGAVDIFTATCISDLASFSEELLKKSQPQLMSSPSYALETEIDSIELEMEISKSWQLVIWLFQLLALIYVTSMLVFPAYSSITSFTSFTSAIHITTDGIPWLHYLSCLTLAPLAWILCIFSTCICIAFFGNSFLRPNYVLTPEISIWSIDFVKWWALYKAQEVSSKVFAVHLRGTVFLKYWFEILGARIGSSVLLDTVDITDPSLVSIGDGVAIAEGALIQSHEVKNEVLSFLPIRIGRNSSVGPYAVIQKGGILGEEAELPPLQKIEGGKPLLKSAKANKGAVSPDFASKTQTDAIYHFIGIYVVGFLGSLSAAILYFLYNWLSQTPPSFQHFAFFCIAGSFHWMPFTIFAYAMVFAEAPSNSISFAISIALAYLAHGMTLSFLTCASTRLLDSKQETKQSHLKTWLRHRITIACHLRFAKLLSGTEAFCMYLRLLGAKVGKHCSIRAINPVSDPQLVSLGNGIHLGDFSRIIAGFYSSSGFTQGKVEVKDNSVIGSQSLVLPGSVVQEDVILGALSVAPTNSILQKGGVYIGSQAPIMIKNTARGLDERIEEMDMKYKKIIGNLAANLAATTLKVKTRYFHRIGVGGKGHLKIYDNIKGLPDHKIFSPGKSYPVIIRHSNSLSADDDARIDARGAAVRILSDKPGDDSSLLDLTLKSGNAFYARTIADFATWLVCGLAAREEHVKREPHVRDAIWNSLRHANSYAELHYYSNICRLFRLADGQEMYVKFKLRPYDETIGEDSGKVEPTGILPPETGAIPRDENDTRPLLFLADDFHRRVNSPNGIHYIFQLQFRPVPHDESTRDIALDCTKPWDEADFPCIDIGEISIDQSLSKEEAEGLEFNPFLRCHEVDVIKASSCSQSASIDHGRSLIYEICQHLRNGEPLPEAWRILLEQSDVKVDLSGCPMAAALEKKETKTVALARTWYQTLWVIFAQPLLQIVFPYFMMGLVIFAPLSLIMNLKDARKLSLHWLLPLFWISSGLLAGLACVVAKWVLVGKKKEGETVTIWSKRVFMDTIWQALRTLAGEYFMEMTSGSILFVLWMKLMGSDIDMDQGAYVDSMGALLNPEMVEIERGGCVGREALLFGHIYEGEEGKVKFGKIKIGEDGFVGSRAVVMPGVRVENRGTLSALSLAMKEEIVKSR, from the exons ATGGACTCCAAAAATCCCATGGAAGGTCAGTTCTCCAAGCTACATCCGTGCTTGCCTGTGAACACAAGAATTGGGATTGTAGGTGGTGGCCCAAGTGGTTTATCAGCTGCTTATGCATTGGCTAAGCTTGGTTACAGTAATGTGACCATGTTAGAGAAGCACCATACTGTTGGTGGCATGTGTGAATCAGTCGAAATTGAAG GAAAGATCTATGATCTGGGTGGTCAAGTTCTTGCTGCAAATAGTGCTCCTGTCATCTTTCACTTGGCAAAGGAGACTGAGTCTGAACTAGAAGAAATGGACTCCCACAAGCTTGCCCTCATTGACAGTTCTACAGGGGAGTATAGAGATATTAAAGTTGCTGATGATTACCTATCTGTCATCTCACTGACCTTGGATCTCCAG gATAAAGCAAAAAACTCAGGTCAAATTGGGGTCCATGCTGTAAGTGAATTTGCTTCAGACTTAACCCCAGTGTATCTTGAGGGTCATGGACTCAATTCTGTTCCTAAATCTGTGGCTTATGGATATACTGCATCTGGGTATGGCTTTGTTCAAGACATGCCTTATGCCTACATTCATGAGTTCACTCGTACTTCCATGGCTGGGAAGATTCGACGATTCAAAGGTGGATATACAAGTCTTTGGGAGAAGATCAGTGAATCACTTCCAATAGAAGTTCACTGCAATACCGAAGTATTGGAAGTCAGACGCAACACTAATGGTGTCACTATTAATGTTGAAAACTGTGGAGAAGTCAAAACTATGGAGTTTGATAAGATAATCATCTCTGGTTCATTTCCTCTAAAAATTGGAAGAACATACAGGTCACCAATCTCAAATACTACag AAAGTGAAACAGAAGTAATGGATATGGATGATCTTGAAAAGGAATTGTTCAGCAAAGTACAAATAATTGACTACTACACCACAGTTTTGAAGATAAAAGGGCTAGAACATATGCCTATTGGATTTTATTACTTCAGTGACTATATAGATGATCCTGCAACAATTGGAAATCCGGTTGCAATGCAGAAATTCTATGCTGATAGTGATATTTTTTTGTTCTGGTCTTATGGAAACTCAGCTGATATAATGGGGCCAACTGTCACTGAGCTTGCAATCAAAGCAGTTAAACCTATGGGTGGAGAAGTAGAGAAGGTGGTTCTACAAAGGCGATTCAAGTACTTTCCTCATGTTTGCAGCCAAG ATATGAAGGATGGATTTTATGAGAAACTAGAATCTAAAGTTCAGGGATGGAAAAACACTTACTATGTAGGCGGGCTTATGGCATTTGAGCTTACGGAGAGAAATTCGTCATATGCAATGGCTCTAGTCTGCAAGCACTTTGCAAATAACAATTCTTTGCCAATGTATCCTTATGTTAAG AGTATGTTCCCCTCGAAAGCAAGTTGCAAGGAAAGGAATCGCAATGAATTAGGCGAGCTTCCAGGAGTGGAGTTTCCTGATCTGTCTTCCCTTGATGGCTATTTGAAGCACTGGGGAACTCATGGAGTCactcaaaacaaaaccctaTATACTTGGATTAATGAGGAAGGTGCAATGGTTTGCCAGAGGACTTACGCAAAACTTAATGCCAATGCTTCTTGCATTGCTCATAAGCTCTTGACAAATCAAAAACCAGTTATCAAGCCTGGTGACAGGGTTCTCCTAATCCATGTCCCCGGTCTAGACTTCATTGATGCCTTCTTTGGATGCTTACGAGCTAAAGTCTTACCAGTTCCAGTTCTTCCCCCAGATCCTTTGCAGAGAGGTGGGCAAGcacttttgaaaattgaaaacattgctAAATCATGTGGTGCAGTGGCAATTCTATCAACCATTGGTTATCACTCAGCTGTTCGGGCAGGTTCAGTGAAGAATTTGATAACATTGACAGCAAAAAATGGGAAATCCTCAGCTCATTGGCCTAATCTTCCATGGTTGCACACAGATTCTTGGATTAAAAACTCGAAGAACTTGGCTTTGGAAGATATAGCTGATCAATCTGAATCTCAACCAGGTGATTTATGTTTCCTCCAATTCACTTCGGGTTCTACTGGTGATGCCAAAGGAGTCATGATAACACATGGTGGGCTCATTCATAATGTAAAGTTGATGCGAAGAAGATATAACAGCACCTCGAAGATTGTACTTGTAAGTTGGCTTCCTCAGTACCATGACATGGGGTTGATTGGAGGACTATTTACAGCTCTTGTCAGTGGTGGATCCGCAATTCTATTTTCACCACTAACATTCATCAAGAACCCATTATTATGGCTTCAAATCATGAGCAAATATCAGGCTACTCATAGTGCTGGCCCCAACTTTGCCTTCGAGCTAATGATTCGAAGATTGGAATCTGACAAAGGAAAGGTTCAAAACTATGACCTTTCTTCCATGGTTTTTCTCATGGTTGCTGCTGAACCAGTTAGGCAGAAAACTCTGAAAAGATTTGTTGAAATTACTCGTCCTTTTGGCCTCTCTCAAGAGGTGATGGCTCCTGGATATGGCTTGGcagaaaattgtgtttttgttaGTTGTGCCTTTGGGGAAGGGAAGCCCATTTTCCTTGACTGGCAAGAAAGAGTTTGTTGTGGCTATATTGATCCAAATAATGCAGATGTTGACATCAGAATAGTCAATCCAGAGACTAGCAAAGAACTTGAAGAAGACGGAAAGGAAGGAGAGATATGGATTAGTAGTCCAAGTGCAGGAATTGGGTACTGGGGTAGGGAAGAGCTGAGTTGCAACACTTTCAGAAATGAGCTTCAGAATCATCCTGGACGTAAATACACTAGAACCGAAGACTTGGGACgaataattgacaaaaatttgTTCATCACTGGAAGAATCAAGGATCTTATCATTGTAGCTGGAAGAAACATTTACTCAGCAGATGTAGAAAAAACAGTTGAGAGCTCATCTGAACTTTTACGCCCAGGTTGCTGTGCTGTCATTGGAGTTCCGGAGGAAGTCCTGTCAAAGAAAGGGATTTCAGTTCCAGATGGGTCTGACCAGGTTGGTTTGGTGGTAATTGCAGAGGTTAAAGATGGTAAACCTGTTGGTAAGGACGTAATTGATCAAATTCAAGCTCGTGTTGCAGAAGAACATGGTATCAGTGTTGCTTCAGTCAAGCTtatcaaacccaaaaccattAGTAAAACAACATCTGGGAAAATAAAGAGATTTGAATGTCTCAAACAGTTTGTTGATGGTACTCTAAATATAGTACCAGAACCAAGATTGCCAAGAAGATCATTGGTCCAATCCTTCACCACAAGAACTTGTAGGGAAGGAAAAACACCTAGGCCTGAGCTAGTGAGAAGTTCTCCTCTATCAAGCCCCAAACTAAGTAATAAGGAAATTGTGGAGTTCTTGAGAGGGCTAGTTTCTGACCAAACTGGTATTCCAGTCAATAACATCTCTGCCACTGAGAACCTGGTTTCTTTTGGAGTTGATTCAATTGGTGTGGTCAGAGCTGCTCAAAAGCTTTCAGATTTTCTAGGAGTGCCAGTTGGGGCTGTAGATATCTTCACTGCAACCTGCATTTCAGACTTGGCAAGTTTCTCAGAAGAGCTTTTAAAAAAGTCTCAGCCTCAACTAATGAGCTCTCCATCTTATGCTCTAGAAACTGAGATTGATTCTATTGAGCTGGAGATGGAGATATCAAAATCTTGGCAATTGGTAATCTGGTTGTTCCAACTTCTGGCTCTCATTTATGTTACTAGCATGCTGGTCTTTCCTGCTTATTCATCAATAACTTCTTTCACAAGTTTCACCTCGGCGATCCATATAACAACAGATGGGATTCCCTGGTTGCATTATTTGTCTTGCCTGACTTTAGCTCCTCTTGCTTGGATCCTTTGCATATTTTCCACTTGCATTTGTATTGCATTCTTTGGGAATTCTTTCTTAAGACCAAATTATGTCTTGACCCCTGAAATATCCATCTGGTCAATTGATTTTGTTAAGTGGTGGGCACTTTACAAGGCTCAAGAAGTTTCTTCAAAAGTTTTCGCAGTACATCTAAGAGGAACAGTATTTCTCAAATACTGGTTTGAGATTCTTGGAGCAAGAATTGGATCCTCAGTTTTGCTTGATACTGTTGACATCACAGACCCGTCTTTGGTTTCAATTGGAGATGGAGTTGCAATTGCAGAAGGGGCTTTAATTCAAAGCCATGAGGTAAAGAATGAAGTCTTAAGCTTCCTTCCAATTAGAATTGGCCGAAATTCTTCGGTTGGTCCTTATGCTGTTATCCAAAAAGGAGGCATTTTGGGAGAAGAGGCTGAGTTACCACCCTTGCAAAAGATTGAAGGAGGCAAGCCTCTACTCAAATCTGCTAAGGCTAATAAG GGTGCTGTGTCCCCAGATTTTGCTAGTAAAACTCAAACTGACGCCATTTACCACTTCATTGGCATCTATGTGGTTGGATTCCTCGGCTCTCTCTCTGCAGCTATTCTCTACTTTCTCTACAACTGGCTATCTCAAACACCTCCCTCCTTTCAACACTTTGCATTCTTTTGCATAGCTGGAAGCTTCCACTGGATGCCATTCACCATCTTTGCATATGCCATGGTCTTTGCTGAAGCCCCCTCAAACTCAATTAGCTTTGCTATCTCAATTGCATTGGCTTACTTAGCTCATGGCATGACACTCAGCTTCCTCACATGTGCTTCGACTCGTTTACTCGATAgtaaacaagaaacaaaacagTCCCACTTGAAAACTTGGCTTCGCCATCGAATTACCATTGCCTGCCACCTTAGATTTGCCAAGCTCTTGTCTGGAACAGAAGCCTTCTGCATGTACTTACGCCTTTTGGGTGCAAAAGTCGGGAAGCATTGTTCTATCAGAGCTATTAACCCAGTGTCAGACCCACAGCTAGTTTCATTAGGCAATGGTATCCATCTTGGTGACTTTAGCCGGATCATTGCTGGGTTTTATTCCTCCAGTGGGTTTACTCAAGGGAAAGTTGAGGTGAAAGATAACTCAGTTATTGGGAGTCAAAGCTTAGTTCTCCCTGGTTCAGTTGTTCAAGAAGATGTTATCCTTGGTGCACTGTCAGTGGCTCCTACGAATTCAATACTCCAAAAAGGTGGTGTTTACATTGGCTCTCAAGCTCCCATCATGATTAAGAACACTGCTCGTGGTTTGGATGAAAGGATAGAAGAAATGGAcatgaaatacaagaaaataattgGCAATCTGGCTGCAAATTTGGCTGCCACAACTCTGAAGGTTAAAACAAGATATTTCCATCGAATTGGTGTTGGAGGGAAGGGacacttgaaaatatatgaCAACATTAAAGGCTTACCGGACCATAAGATCTTCTCTCCTGGAAAGAGCTACCCTGTCATTATCCGACACAGCAATAGCTTAAGTGCTGATGATGATGCAAGGATAGATGCACGCGGCGCAGCAGTGAGAATACTTTCAGATAAACCCGGTGATGACTCCTCACTCCTTGACTTGACACTAAAATCAGGCAATGCATTTTATGCACGCACTATTGCTGATTTTGCAACATGGCTTGTGTGTGGCCTTGCTGCGAGGGAGGAACATGTCAAGCGAGAACCGCATGTACGTGATGCAATATGGAATTCCCTCCGTCACGCTAACTCATATGCTGAGCTGCATTACTACTCCAATATCTGCAGGTTGTTCCGGCTTGCAGATGGACAGGAAATGTATGTGAAATTCAAGTTGAGGCCTTACGATGAGACTATTGGTGAGGATTCTGGTAAGGTTGAGCCTACTGGAATTCTGCCACCTGAAACAGGAGCAATTCCTAGGGATGAAAATGACACTCGCCCTTTACTTTTCCTGGCTGATGATTTCCATCGTCGTGTGAATTCGCCTAATGGCATTCATTACATTTTCCAACTGCAATTCCGGCCAGTTCCACACGATGAGTCCACCCGCGACATAGCACTTGACTGCACCAAACCATGGGATGAGGCTGATTTCCCATGTATTGATATTGGAGAGATTAGTATTGATCAAAGTCTCTCTAAGGAAGAAGCAGAAGGATTGGAGTTTAATCCTTTTCTTCGATGCCATGAAGTGGATGTTATCAAGGCTTCTTCATGCTCCCAAAGCGCTTCGATTGATCATGGCCGTTCATTGATCTATGAGATTTGCCAGCATTTGAGAAATGGTGAACCTCTTCCAGAGGCATGGAGGATCCTTCTAGAACAATCTGATGTCAAAGTAGACCTTTCTGGTTGTCCAATGGCAGCAGcattggaaaagaaagaaacaaaaacagtgGCCCTTGCTAGGACTTGGTACCAAACCTTGTGGGTTATTTTTGCTCAACCATTACTACAAATAGTATTTCCTTATTTCATGATGGGTTTAGTAATCTTTGCTCCTCTGAGCTTGATTATGAACTTGAAGGATGCCAGGAAACTTTCACTGCATTGGTTACTTCCTTTGTTTTGGATATCTTCGGGGCTTTTGGCTGGACTAGCATGTGTTGTGGCAAAATGGGTTCTTGtgggaaagaagaaagaaggtgAAACAGTGACGATTTGGAGTAAAAGGGTGTTCATGGACACTATATGGCAAGCCCTTAGAACTTTAGCTGGTGAATATTTCATGGAAATGACAAGTGGCTCTATCTTGTTTGTACTATGGATGAAGCTTATGGGTTCAGACATTGACATGGACCAAGGGGCTTATGTAGACAGCATGGGAGCTTTGTTGAATCCTGAAATGGTGGAGATTGAGAGAGGTGGATGTGTGGGAAGAGAAGCTTTACTATTTGGACACATATATGAAGGTGAAGAAGGGAAAGTGAAGTTTGGGAAAATCAAGATTGGAGAAGATGGGTTTGTTGGAAGTAGAGCTGTGGTCATGCCCGGGGTGAGAGTGGAGAATAGGGGCACTCTCAGTGCTCTTTCCCTTGCCATGAAAGAAGAAATTGTTAAGTCAaggtga